The following proteins are co-located in the Oryzias melastigma strain HK-1 linkage group LG8, ASM292280v2, whole genome shotgun sequence genome:
- the rundc3aa gene encoding RUN domain-containing protein 3A isoform X2, with translation MESGCVQTAMAMGLTSKKASNRSVAVERKNLITVCRFSVKTLLEKYTAEPIDDSSEEFINFAAILEHILSHRFKGNTAGSGSWFSSDGQRSFWEYIRLACSKVQNNCISSIENIENISTSRAKGRAWIRVALMEKRLSEYVSTALRDTRTTRRFYDDGAIMLREEATVLTGMLIGLSAIDFSFCLKGESLDGKSPAVIDYTPYLKFTQSYDYLSDEEDRRSVDSSNSEESVPEHPYIPLVTDEESWSNKCRKMEQRFKIVYAQKGYLEELVRLRESQLKNVETENKRLRAKVEELSVQSQQEKKELEAIVLELQAQLSALTPCDSSTLAKDLSIPLVNQWSAVTNNQGDVKIFRRSFHSLELLSADVSLNSDSQKTEARQNGDAGWTTAGKDNTPSMLGLCGSLASLPSSKSLASLKSSECLVNISTEPSPALSPS, from the exons ATGGAGTCCGGGTGCGTTCAGACAGCAATGGCTATGGGTTTGACATCCAAGAAGGCGTCTAACCGGAGCGTGGCGGTGGAGCGGAAAAACCTCATCACGGTGTGCAG GTTCTCGGTGAAGACTCTTCTGGAAAAATACACGGCGGAGCCCATCGACGACTCATCCGAGGAGTTCATTAACTTTGCGGCTATTTTAGAGCACATCCTGAGCCACCGCTTCAAAGGTAACACAGCAG GCTCAGGAAGCTGGTTCAGCTCGGACGGCCAGCGCAGCTTCTGGGAGTACATCCGGCTGGCCTGCAGCAAAGTGCAGAACAACTGCATCTCCAGCATCGAAAACATCGAGAACATCAGCACGTCCAGAGCAAAG GGCCGAGCGTGGATCCGGGTGGCGCTCATGGAGAAACGCCTCTCGGAATACGTGTCCACGGCCTTGAGGGACACCAGAACCACCAG GAGGTTCTACGACGACGGAGCGATCATGCTGAGAGAGGAAGCGACGGTGCTGACCGGCATGCTGATTGGACTCAGCGCCATCGACTTCAG tttttgtttgaaaGGAGAGAGTCTGGATGGGAAATCTCCGGCTGTGATTGACTACACGCCCTACCTGAAATTCACCCAAAG CTACGACTACCTCAGCGATGAGGAGGACCGGCGCAGCGTGGACAGCAGCAACAGCGAGGAGAGCGTCCCCGAGCATCCGTACATCCCTCTGGTGACGGACGAGGAGAGCTGGAGCAACAAGTGTCGCAAAATGGAGCAAAGGTTCAAGATCGTCTACGCCCAGAAG GGTTACCTGGAGGAGCTGGTGCGTCTGCGGGAGTCGCAGCTGAAGAACGTGGAAACGGAGAACAAGAGACTGAGAGCCAAAGTGGAGGAGCTGTCCGTGCAGAGCCAGCAGGAGAAGAAGGAGCTGGAGGCCATCGTCCTGGAACTGCAGGCGCAACT CTCCGCCCTCACGCCATGTGATTCTTCCACTCTGGCTAAAGATCTTTCCATCCCGCTGGTCAACCAGTGGTCTGCCGTCACGAACAACCAAGGCGATGTCAAGATTTTCCGAAG GAGTTTCCACAGTCTGGAGCTGCTCTCTGCAGATGTGAGTCTGAACTCCGACTCCCAGAAGACGGAAGCGAGACAGAACGGAGACGCCGGCTGGACCACAGCAG GAAAGGACAACACTCCATCCATGCTGGGTCTGTGCGGCTCCCTGGCCTCCTTACCGAGCTCCAAGTCCCTGGCGAGCCTGAAGTCCAGCGAGTGTTTGGTCAACATCAGCACCGAGCCCAGCCCTGCGCTCTCCCCCAGCTAG
- the zwi gene encoding zwilling, with protein MGNTSFTEGKTALTLGNTTIKRGKTKLAMGNSSISRGRSTTSLGSSTITGRKTKISLGSASFSRGTTTTSFRKAFFPKRKTL; from the coding sequence ATGGGCAACACCAGCTTCACCGAGGGGAAGACGGCCTTAACCCTGGGCAACACCACCATAAAGAGGGGCAAGACCAAGCTGGCCATGGGGAACTCCTCCATCAGCCGGGGCCGGAGCACCACATCGCTGGGCTCCTCCACTATCACCGGCAGGAAGACCAAGATCTCCCTGGGCAGCGCCAGCTTCAGCAGaggcaccaccaccacctcctttCGGAAGGCCTTCTTCCCCAAACGCAAGACGCTCTAG
- the fam117aa gene encoding protein FAM117A isoform X2: protein MNVQQASGRRSRVYVKKPTPSSWVEETRGRRSAGGHKRSASWGSAEHLREVAKLRHQLQKRSRHAPPPAGYELPLPAGQAAGVTQTVPLMPLNRLAQRLRRSVEGLSLELEEVFVSEKPDDQLELLDIPDGHRAPAPVQRCSSGSQSEPSPGPLDASLLSPSQSPCPLDPSLLSPSASPHPLNPSQSPVAKPDPADCEPLCSSPPTSPPLFALDAPLLQPCSSSPRPNKTYSFQREPPEGCERIRVCEEAVTVCQDEPLLQPSCPDPNKVNFTPHGGSAFCPVSLLKPLLPSMDLLFRGLSVSPVTGCSGQASPTRHLGMP from the exons ATGAACGTCCAGCAGGCGTCTGGTAGAAGATCGAGGGTTTATGTGAAGAAACCG ACTCCGAGTTCCTGGGTGGAGGAGACGCGGGGAAGGAGGAGCGCTGGCGGGCACAAGCGCTCGGCGTCTTGGGGCAGCGCGGAGCACCTGAGGGAG GTGGCCAAGCTGAGGCATCAGCTGCAGAAGCGTTCACGCCATGCACCTCCACCTGCAGGATATGAGCTCCCCCTGCCTGCAGGACAAGCTGCAGGCGTCACTCAG ACGGTGCCCCTGATGCCGCTGAACAGGCTCGCCCAGCGGCTGCGACGGAGCGTCGAAGGTCTCAGCTTAGAGCTGGAGGAAGTTTTTGTGTCAGAGAAACCAGATGATCAGCTTGAG CTCTTGGATATCCCGGACGGTCACAGAGCTCCCGCTCCGGTGCAGAGATGCAGCAGCGGCTCTCAGAGTGAACCTTCACCAGGACCTCTGGATGCTTCTCTCCTCTCACCATCTCAGTCGCCGTGTCCTCTAGATCCGTCTCTCCTGTCTCCTTCTGCTTCCCCTCATCCACTAAATCCCTCACAGTCACCAGTGGCCAAACCAG ATCCTGCGGACTGTGAACCTTTGTGTTCCTCTCCACCAACATCACCTCCTTTATTTGCGCTGGATGCTCCTCTGCTGCAGCCCTGCTCCTCTTCTCCGCGTCCCAACAAAACCTACTCCTTTCAGCGTGAGCCGCCAGAAGGCTGCGAGCGCATCCGAGTCTGCGAGGAAGCCGT GACTGTTTGTCAGGACGAGCCCCTCCTGCAGCCCTCGTGTCCCGACCCTAATAAAGTCAACTTCACCCCCCACGGAGGCTCTGCTTTCTGCCCCGTCAGTCTTCTGAAACCCCTGCTGCCCTCCATGGACCTGCTCTTCCGTGGCCTGTCAGTGTCTCCTGTCACCGGTTGCTCCGGTCAGGCCTCTCCTACCAGGCACCTGGGCATGCCGTAG
- the rundc3aa gene encoding RUN domain-containing protein 3A isoform X3: MESGCVQTAMAMGLTSKKASNRSVAVERKNLITVCRFSVKTLLEKYTAEPIDDSSEEFINFAAILEHILSHRFKGSGSWFSSDGQRSFWEYIRLACSKVQNNCISSIENIENISTSRAKGRAWIRVALMEKRLSEYVSTALRDTRTTRRFYDDGAIMLREEATVLTGMLIGLSAIDFSFCLKGESLDGKSPAVIDYTPYLKFTQSYDYLSDEEDRRSVDSSNSEESVPEHPYIPLVTDEESWSNKCRKMEQRFKIVYAQKGYLEELVRLRESQLKNVETENKRLRAKVEELSVQSQQEKKELEAIVLELQAQLSALTPCDSSTLAKDLSIPLVNQWSAVTNNQGDVKIFRRRSFHSLELLSADVSLNSDSQKTEARQNGDAGWTTAGKDNTPSMLGLCGSLASLPSSKSLASLKSSECLVNISTEPSPALSPS, encoded by the exons ATGGAGTCCGGGTGCGTTCAGACAGCAATGGCTATGGGTTTGACATCCAAGAAGGCGTCTAACCGGAGCGTGGCGGTGGAGCGGAAAAACCTCATCACGGTGTGCAG GTTCTCGGTGAAGACTCTTCTGGAAAAATACACGGCGGAGCCCATCGACGACTCATCCGAGGAGTTCATTAACTTTGCGGCTATTTTAGAGCACATCCTGAGCCACCGCTTCAAAG GCTCAGGAAGCTGGTTCAGCTCGGACGGCCAGCGCAGCTTCTGGGAGTACATCCGGCTGGCCTGCAGCAAAGTGCAGAACAACTGCATCTCCAGCATCGAAAACATCGAGAACATCAGCACGTCCAGAGCAAAG GGCCGAGCGTGGATCCGGGTGGCGCTCATGGAGAAACGCCTCTCGGAATACGTGTCCACGGCCTTGAGGGACACCAGAACCACCAG GAGGTTCTACGACGACGGAGCGATCATGCTGAGAGAGGAAGCGACGGTGCTGACCGGCATGCTGATTGGACTCAGCGCCATCGACTTCAG tttttgtttgaaaGGAGAGAGTCTGGATGGGAAATCTCCGGCTGTGATTGACTACACGCCCTACCTGAAATTCACCCAAAG CTACGACTACCTCAGCGATGAGGAGGACCGGCGCAGCGTGGACAGCAGCAACAGCGAGGAGAGCGTCCCCGAGCATCCGTACATCCCTCTGGTGACGGACGAGGAGAGCTGGAGCAACAAGTGTCGCAAAATGGAGCAAAGGTTCAAGATCGTCTACGCCCAGAAG GGTTACCTGGAGGAGCTGGTGCGTCTGCGGGAGTCGCAGCTGAAGAACGTGGAAACGGAGAACAAGAGACTGAGAGCCAAAGTGGAGGAGCTGTCCGTGCAGAGCCAGCAGGAGAAGAAGGAGCTGGAGGCCATCGTCCTGGAACTGCAGGCGCAACT CTCCGCCCTCACGCCATGTGATTCTTCCACTCTGGCTAAAGATCTTTCCATCCCGCTGGTCAACCAGTGGTCTGCCGTCACGAACAACCAAGGCGATGTCAAGATTTTCCGAAG GAGGAGTTTCCACAGTCTGGAGCTGCTCTCTGCAGATGTGAGTCTGAACTCCGACTCCCAGAAGACGGAAGCGAGACAGAACGGAGACGCCGGCTGGACCACAGCAG GAAAGGACAACACTCCATCCATGCTGGGTCTGTGCGGCTCCCTGGCCTCCTTACCGAGCTCCAAGTCCCTGGCGAGCCTGAAGTCCAGCGAGTGTTTGGTCAACATCAGCACCGAGCCCAGCCCTGCGCTCTCCCCCAGCTAG
- the fam117aa gene encoding protein FAM117A isoform X1 has translation MSGRTGGAPRGCSNPSLQPLRATVPYQLQRGSALLCREVKTADRTSARPPKPTIRRTLSLDTIVGPYLQGQWPKEAEGSAVACVNDKATQTPSSWVEETRGRRSAGGHKRSASWGSAEHLREVAKLRHQLQKRSRHAPPPAGYELPLPAGQAAGVTQTVPLMPLNRLAQRLRRSVEGLSLELEEVFVSEKPDDQLELLDIPDGHRAPAPVQRCSSGSQSEPSPGPLDASLLSPSQSPCPLDPSLLSPSASPHPLNPSQSPVAKPDPADCEPLCSSPPTSPPLFALDAPLLQPCSSSPRPNKTYSFQREPPEGCERIRVCEEAVTVCQDEPLLQPSCPDPNKVNFTPHGGSAFCPVSLLKPLLPSMDLLFRGLSVSPVTGCSGQASPTRHLGMP, from the exons ATGTCGGGCCGGACCGGAGGAGCACCCCGGGGGTGCAGCAACCCAAGCCTGCAACCCCTCAGAGCCACGGTGCCATACCAGCTCCAGAGGGGCTCCGCGCTCCTCTGCAGGGAGGTCAAGACGG CGGACCGAACCTCGGCGCGCCCACCGAAGCCCACCATCCGCAGAACTCTCTCGTTGGACACCATCGTCGGACCCTACCTGCAGGGACAGTGGCCCAAAGAGGCGGAGGGCTCGGCGGTCGCCTGCGTCAACGACAAAGCCACCCAG ACTCCGAGTTCCTGGGTGGAGGAGACGCGGGGAAGGAGGAGCGCTGGCGGGCACAAGCGCTCGGCGTCTTGGGGCAGCGCGGAGCACCTGAGGGAG GTGGCCAAGCTGAGGCATCAGCTGCAGAAGCGTTCACGCCATGCACCTCCACCTGCAGGATATGAGCTCCCCCTGCCTGCAGGACAAGCTGCAGGCGTCACTCAG ACGGTGCCCCTGATGCCGCTGAACAGGCTCGCCCAGCGGCTGCGACGGAGCGTCGAAGGTCTCAGCTTAGAGCTGGAGGAAGTTTTTGTGTCAGAGAAACCAGATGATCAGCTTGAG CTCTTGGATATCCCGGACGGTCACAGAGCTCCCGCTCCGGTGCAGAGATGCAGCAGCGGCTCTCAGAGTGAACCTTCACCAGGACCTCTGGATGCTTCTCTCCTCTCACCATCTCAGTCGCCGTGTCCTCTAGATCCGTCTCTCCTGTCTCCTTCTGCTTCCCCTCATCCACTAAATCCCTCACAGTCACCAGTGGCCAAACCAG ATCCTGCGGACTGTGAACCTTTGTGTTCCTCTCCACCAACATCACCTCCTTTATTTGCGCTGGATGCTCCTCTGCTGCAGCCCTGCTCCTCTTCTCCGCGTCCCAACAAAACCTACTCCTTTCAGCGTGAGCCGCCAGAAGGCTGCGAGCGCATCCGAGTCTGCGAGGAAGCCGT GACTGTTTGTCAGGACGAGCCCCTCCTGCAGCCCTCGTGTCCCGACCCTAATAAAGTCAACTTCACCCCCCACGGAGGCTCTGCTTTCTGCCCCGTCAGTCTTCTGAAACCCCTGCTGCCCTCCATGGACCTGCTCTTCCGTGGCCTGTCAGTGTCTCCTGTCACCGGTTGCTCCGGTCAGGCCTCTCCTACCAGGCACCTGGGCATGCCGTAG
- the rnf113a gene encoding E3 ubiquitin-protein ligase RNF113A, with protein sequence MAESEEPKAQSCTFLFKKSAKKFSGRKRKASDSDKDANSEEEQSVVVRRDRKEGRVNPMIQKTKKVERDAVSSSDSEEDNEGKITVAYKSTRSAKPEGPEDMGATATYELDTEKDKDAQAIFERSQKIQEELTGKEDDKIYRGINNYQKFIKPKDTSMGNASSGMVRKGPIRAPEHLRATVRWDYQPDICKDYKETGFCGFGDSCKFLHDRSDYKHGWQIERELEEGRYGANDEENYEVSSDEEDLPFKCFICRESYKNPIVTKCKHYFCETCALQHYRKSKRCYVCNTQTNGVFNPAKELMAKLEKHYAALADQPPSDED encoded by the exons ATGGCGGAATCAGAGGAACCAAAAGCGCAgtcttgtacatttttgttcaaaaaatctgcaaaaaagttCAGTGGACGCAAGAGAAAAGCAAGCGACAGCGACAAAG ATGCCAACAGTGAGGAGGAACAGAGTGTGGTGGTCAGAAGAGATAGGAAAGAGGGACGTGTCAACCCCATGATCCAGAAG acaaaaaaggtGGAGAGAGATGCAGTTTCTTCAAGTGACAGTGAAGAAGACAACGAGGGAAAGATCACCGTCGCCTACAAATCCACACGATCAGCT AAACCAGAGGGACCTGAAGACATGGGGGCAACAGCCACGTACGAGCTGGACACAGAGAAGGACAAAGACGCTCAAGCTATTTTTGAGAGAAGTCAGAAAATCCAAGAG GAGTTAACAGGTAAAGAGGATGATAAAATATATCGTGGCATCAACAACTACCAGAAATTCATCAAGCCTAAAGATACGAGCATGGGCAACGCTTCCTCTGGCATGGTCAG AAAAGGACCAATCAGAGCGCCTGAACATCTGCGGGCCACCGTTCGGTGGGATTATCAGCCTGACATCTGCAAAGACTACAAAGAGACGGGGTTTTGTGGTTTTGGAG ACAGCTGTAAGTTCCTTCACGACAGATCCGACTACAAGCACGGCTGGCAGATCGAGAGGGAGCTGGAGGAGGGCAGATATGGAGCAAATG ATGAAGAGAATTACGAAGTGAGCAGCGATGAGGAGGACCTGCCCTTCAAGTGCTTCATCTGTCGAGAGTCGTACAAGAACCCCATCGTCACAAA GTGCAAGCACTATTTTTGTGAGACCTGCGCCCTCCAGCATTATCGCAAATCGAAGCGTTGCTACGTGTGCAATACTCAAACCAACGGAGTCTTCAACCCTGCGAAAG agttaatggccAAGCTGGAGAAACATTACGCTGCGCTGGCCGACCAACCGCCATCAGATGAGGATTAG
- the rundc3aa gene encoding RUN domain-containing protein 3A isoform X1, translated as MESGCVQTAMAMGLTSKKASNRSVAVERKNLITVCRFSVKTLLEKYTAEPIDDSSEEFINFAAILEHILSHRFKGNTAGSGSWFSSDGQRSFWEYIRLACSKVQNNCISSIENIENISTSRAKGRAWIRVALMEKRLSEYVSTALRDTRTTRRFYDDGAIMLREEATVLTGMLIGLSAIDFSFCLKGESLDGKSPAVIDYTPYLKFTQSYDYLSDEEDRRSVDSSNSEESVPEHPYIPLVTDEESWSNKCRKMEQRFKIVYAQKGYLEELVRLRESQLKNVETENKRLRAKVEELSVQSQQEKKELEAIVLELQAQLSALTPCDSSTLAKDLSIPLVNQWSAVTNNQGDVKIFRRRSFHSLELLSADVSLNSDSQKTEARQNGDAGWTTAGKDNTPSMLGLCGSLASLPSSKSLASLKSSECLVNISTEPSPALSPS; from the exons ATGGAGTCCGGGTGCGTTCAGACAGCAATGGCTATGGGTTTGACATCCAAGAAGGCGTCTAACCGGAGCGTGGCGGTGGAGCGGAAAAACCTCATCACGGTGTGCAG GTTCTCGGTGAAGACTCTTCTGGAAAAATACACGGCGGAGCCCATCGACGACTCATCCGAGGAGTTCATTAACTTTGCGGCTATTTTAGAGCACATCCTGAGCCACCGCTTCAAAGGTAACACAGCAG GCTCAGGAAGCTGGTTCAGCTCGGACGGCCAGCGCAGCTTCTGGGAGTACATCCGGCTGGCCTGCAGCAAAGTGCAGAACAACTGCATCTCCAGCATCGAAAACATCGAGAACATCAGCACGTCCAGAGCAAAG GGCCGAGCGTGGATCCGGGTGGCGCTCATGGAGAAACGCCTCTCGGAATACGTGTCCACGGCCTTGAGGGACACCAGAACCACCAG GAGGTTCTACGACGACGGAGCGATCATGCTGAGAGAGGAAGCGACGGTGCTGACCGGCATGCTGATTGGACTCAGCGCCATCGACTTCAG tttttgtttgaaaGGAGAGAGTCTGGATGGGAAATCTCCGGCTGTGATTGACTACACGCCCTACCTGAAATTCACCCAAAG CTACGACTACCTCAGCGATGAGGAGGACCGGCGCAGCGTGGACAGCAGCAACAGCGAGGAGAGCGTCCCCGAGCATCCGTACATCCCTCTGGTGACGGACGAGGAGAGCTGGAGCAACAAGTGTCGCAAAATGGAGCAAAGGTTCAAGATCGTCTACGCCCAGAAG GGTTACCTGGAGGAGCTGGTGCGTCTGCGGGAGTCGCAGCTGAAGAACGTGGAAACGGAGAACAAGAGACTGAGAGCCAAAGTGGAGGAGCTGTCCGTGCAGAGCCAGCAGGAGAAGAAGGAGCTGGAGGCCATCGTCCTGGAACTGCAGGCGCAACT CTCCGCCCTCACGCCATGTGATTCTTCCACTCTGGCTAAAGATCTTTCCATCCCGCTGGTCAACCAGTGGTCTGCCGTCACGAACAACCAAGGCGATGTCAAGATTTTCCGAAG GAGGAGTTTCCACAGTCTGGAGCTGCTCTCTGCAGATGTGAGTCTGAACTCCGACTCCCAGAAGACGGAAGCGAGACAGAACGGAGACGCCGGCTGGACCACAGCAG GAAAGGACAACACTCCATCCATGCTGGGTCTGTGCGGCTCCCTGGCCTCCTTACCGAGCTCCAAGTCCCTGGCGAGCCTGAAGTCCAGCGAGTGTTTGGTCAACATCAGCACCGAGCCCAGCCCTGCGCTCTCCCCCAGCTAG